Proteins co-encoded in one Halodesulfovibrio marinisediminis DSM 17456 genomic window:
- a CDS encoding tyrosine-type recombinase/integrase, with protein MAFQMKNGKWKGQLYYTDRNGKVHRKTKNFDRKRDALQWQTEERKKLELADQEAETKQNSFKELRVGEWAELYMEYAFNTFTEENCKLAKEKQRAFKRFFETKVVAPEMLISNVRKKDILDVFNILKQHYSGKNVDRQIKNLKASWNWGIDYLEMPEVNPFCRLPKAATTEEESHYMPPLEDMLKVLKLAAKSDEPQHYLVLFTLLMTAARRVEMRRLTWADVKFMGEQIGLRTRKRKDRIESCDLIPLAAELAVRLKEYKLQVGGKRTHVFSGIQLEAGLHMRWLKRLCAEAEIKPFGVHGIRALAGTLAHTNGACLMDVKELLRHRSTHQTDRYLRKQYRKNEAVGILSSSHQKPRTMASIAKRRMMQAQPKNINSKTYTLGLHLAG; from the coding sequence ATGGCGTTTCAAATGAAAAACGGTAAATGGAAAGGACAACTTTATTACACAGATCGTAACGGTAAAGTACATAGAAAAACCAAAAACTTTGACCGCAAGCGTGATGCCCTGCAGTGGCAGACCGAAGAACGCAAAAAGTTGGAACTTGCCGATCAGGAGGCAGAAACAAAGCAGAACAGCTTTAAAGAATTGAGGGTTGGTGAATGGGCTGAACTATATATGGAATATGCGTTCAACACATTCACAGAAGAAAACTGCAAGCTGGCAAAAGAAAAACAACGTGCCTTCAAACGGTTTTTTGAAACCAAAGTTGTTGCGCCCGAAATGCTAATTTCTAACGTGCGCAAAAAAGACATTCTAGATGTCTTCAATATCCTCAAGCAGCATTATTCTGGGAAGAATGTTGATAGGCAGATCAAGAATCTGAAAGCAAGCTGGAACTGGGGCATTGATTACCTAGAGATGCCAGAGGTAAACCCGTTCTGCAGGCTACCAAAGGCAGCTACCACAGAAGAAGAATCTCATTACATGCCGCCGCTTGAAGATATGCTTAAGGTATTGAAACTGGCGGCAAAAAGCGATGAGCCACAACACTATCTGGTATTGTTTACTTTGCTCATGACCGCCGCTAGGCGCGTTGAAATGCGCCGCCTTACATGGGCTGATGTGAAGTTTATGGGTGAGCAAATCGGGTTGCGAACCCGAAAAAGGAAAGACCGCATCGAAAGCTGCGATCTTATCCCGCTAGCGGCTGAACTTGCTGTGCGCCTTAAGGAATATAAACTTCAGGTAGGTGGAAAGCGTACCCATGTTTTTTCAGGAATACAGCTTGAAGCAGGCCTTCACATGCGGTGGCTTAAACGACTTTGTGCAGAAGCAGAAATAAAGCCTTTTGGTGTCCACGGTATTCGAGCACTAGCAGGAACACTTGCTCATACAAACGGCGCTTGTCTTATGGATGTAAAAGAACTGCTTAGACATAGGTCTACCCACCAGACAGATAGATACTTGCGAAAGCAGTACAGAAAGAATGAAGCTGTAGGTATTCTCAGTTCATCACATCAAAAGCCGAGAACAATGGCCAGCATAGCGAAGAGAAGAATGATGCAAGCGCAGCCTAAAAATATAAATTCAAAAACTTACACCTTGGGCTTACACCTTGCAGGGTAA
- a CDS encoding helix-turn-helix transcriptional regulator produces MKVTRKSNLCSLVGVHLNNFVLEARTPSPLSKEFIKKQGKVVHLHKKRATKVRKLFMAEPKNLTTKEVAALLNCSESLVRRQDMKEKLGAFYIAKRALRFPEDKVDAYINLQKKQSSESPSEEAAAVKKTHRRKKLHSKFDLF; encoded by the coding sequence TTGAAAGTAACAAGAAAAAGTAATCTATGCTCATTGGTTGGGGTTCATTTAAACAATTTTGTTTTGGAGGCGAGAACCCCGTCACCGTTGTCAAAGGAGTTTATTAAAAAGCAGGGCAAAGTTGTCCACCTGCATAAAAAAAGGGCAACAAAGGTACGAAAACTGTTTATGGCCGAACCTAAGAACTTAACAACAAAAGAAGTCGCAGCATTATTAAATTGTTCAGAAAGCCTTGTTAGGCGACAGGATATGAAAGAAAAACTTGGTGCATTTTACATTGCGAAAAGGGCACTACGATTTCCAGAAGATAAGGTTGATGCATATATCAACTTACAAAAAAAGCAGTCTTCAGAAAGTCCTTCTGAAGAAGCAGCTGCAGTTAAAAAGACTCATCGTAGAAAGAAGTTGCATTCAAAGTTCGATTTGTTCTAA
- a CDS encoding phage integrase N-terminal domain-containing protein: protein MIHGLTFAPAMQYRENKKDFLMSKNKLLYGAKIARLTGSGKTRYNNRGQSIRFAKRLHQLGYRVQHWKNISNRHVGVVVDDWQQQGLAVSTIKSYLSSVRQMCRAYGNERIHENNSEFGIGKRCYITTQSKAVPEIVYRAVLDQLLSGSERFQRIGRQLTVMRELGLRHEEARKINPATALLPDGRIYISAGTKGGRDRILHNPSQKQIDAVKGLAPLIGKNGNSWPDDVSEGSWEKYVYKIVGRMGLCIRTCGASLHGLRHAYAQARYKELTNLAAPCLYMSPSDYREAAYQQHGDTWRNTHDQAINILAHELGHNRGEITATYLGTIHG, encoded by the coding sequence ATGATTCACGGCCTAACATTCGCTCCTGCAATGCAGTATAGGGAAAATAAAAAGGACTTTTTAATGAGTAAAAACAAACTACTATACGGAGCAAAGATAGCACGCCTAACTGGATCAGGGAAAACACGATACAACAATCGAGGACAATCCATAAGATTCGCGAAGCGACTTCATCAGTTGGGTTACCGAGTACAACATTGGAAAAACATCTCGAATCGGCACGTGGGAGTTGTCGTAGACGATTGGCAGCAACAGGGTCTAGCAGTATCCACCATCAAATCGTACCTATCAAGCGTACGCCAAATGTGTCGTGCATACGGTAATGAAAGGATACACGAAAACAATAGTGAATTTGGAATAGGAAAACGCTGCTATATTACAACACAATCAAAAGCAGTACCCGAGATTGTCTACCGTGCGGTCCTTGACCAACTCCTGTCAGGATCAGAACGATTTCAAAGAATTGGACGTCAACTAACCGTAATGCGCGAACTGGGATTACGCCATGAAGAAGCGCGAAAAATTAATCCAGCAACCGCACTACTTCCTGATGGTCGCATCTATATATCTGCAGGCACCAAAGGGGGGCGAGACCGCATCCTGCACAACCCTTCCCAAAAACAAATCGATGCCGTTAAGGGACTGGCACCCCTTATCGGGAAAAATGGCAACAGCTGGCCTGATGATGTGTCAGAGGGATCATGGGAAAAATACGTCTATAAGATTGTTGGCCGAATGGGGCTATGCATTAGAACATGTGGCGCTTCCTTACATGGTCTTCGGCATGCATACGCCCAAGCCCGCTACAAGGAACTAACGAACTTAGCCGCTCCCTGCCTTTACATGTCACCTTCGGATTACCGTGAAGCAGCATATCAGCAGCACGGTGACACTTGGCGCAACACACATGACCAAGCAATCAATATTCTTGCCCATGAATTAGGGCACAACCGTGGCGAAATCACAGCAACATATCTTGGCACCATTCATGGATAA
- a CDS encoding autotransporter domain-containing protein, which yields MQHAMTMLKTTAWTIKSILLVIALISSYPISATAAVADQHVTDPFDPPAYAKEITEPYTTSTNYWGLFFDNQGADAPKSYKIASSIAYDELSLDENNTTLYGIQNQFLNMALDVSKCIQITATGAGTTTSGTVSLIGIDSVADITTSSDASMVIIGKGADAQGAGGITVPAVHAIVKGIQTTGDGARLTLNGNITVEAHGGCSETEGYAETNAQATGILHAGSSGEIINSGTLNVKAYGGTSTKRKANARACGIESTGSSMRITNRGNIHVDGRGGNTTSSKTDAHAGVEAYGISGKSDVVNYGDISVYAKSGSGQTSITDIVGIQGATIENHGNVIVKSVSGTSNNFSASDSVSGLSSTGSIINKGRVIVFSKGGRTLAFGLTKPINLFVLGLQSGEGRFENTGDITLTAIGDSCDATTVIAYQIGTIGYGVATSASSIVNSGTIDVHVVGGAYNVDNGGAPTPADAIGIVARNDATLHSSGLIRVAAEMNPSITASIAPEEQQLSACQVKTEGHLKITGYAMELGHDQDEFNHMYQGTISSGTSGSVTFDNAKLYLYLTDDYKNGVYDIPRLWKQETEDQKAANPNQFASLKSVNVPPGVKAKLFSGSAAVPQRIGLSYEPKVSTPLKQALISMELENQIQSIIHDDLAGRMMFSVLPDATPQQSDSPDGYGVSSASSTMVASLSNPNILPVMTAKQTNRHSLFMRPVYVNSNDSASSGYDSNTYGFVLGYNYNVNEELNNCYVGFHAGYTRGDIRYTGEDYGKRKEFVDTFYGGVHGIKRFNSNVLLSGEASFFYVDSDMTDDNPTNRETARYDSVSIRAEADLGYLWTINGYNIIPEVGLQYVWQHRDPFTTDNIDSADITYGTMDNHELYGNARLKWTKQFVAAGDWRITPLVGVGITQVLTDGEISNTMRLGNETQLVVDQDENTTFTPEANITVAKDNYYATAGYTGGFGGTTKNNLFWLQLGVSF from the coding sequence ATGCAACACGCTATGACCATGCTAAAAACAACCGCATGGACAATAAAAAGCATCTTACTAGTTATAGCACTCATAAGCAGTTACCCGATTAGTGCAACAGCTGCGGTTGCTGACCAACATGTCACAGATCCATTCGACCCTCCGGCGTATGCAAAAGAAATTACGGAACCATATACAACCAGTACAAATTACTGGGGACTATTCTTTGATAACCAAGGGGCTGATGCTCCAAAATCGTATAAAATTGCGTCATCCATTGCGTATGATGAACTGTCACTCGATGAAAATAATACCACCCTTTATGGTATCCAGAACCAGTTCTTAAATATGGCCCTTGATGTCAGTAAGTGTATACAGATAACAGCAACTGGAGCTGGAACCACCACAAGCGGAACCGTAAGCCTAATTGGAATCGACTCGGTAGCTGATATTACAACTTCTTCAGATGCATCAATGGTAATCATCGGTAAGGGGGCAGATGCACAGGGTGCTGGGGGGATTACTGTGCCAGCTGTTCATGCAATTGTGAAAGGCATACAAACAACTGGAGATGGGGCAAGACTTACACTAAATGGTAATATAACCGTAGAAGCACATGGTGGATGCAGCGAAACCGAAGGCTATGCGGAAACCAATGCACAGGCCACTGGGATTCTGCATGCCGGTAGTTCTGGCGAAATCATAAACTCTGGCACTCTTAACGTTAAAGCTTATGGTGGAACATCAACAAAACGAAAAGCGAATGCAAGAGCATGCGGCATAGAGTCTACTGGTTCTAGCATGCGTATTACCAATAGAGGAAATATCCATGTAGATGGCAGAGGGGGTAACACTACATCTTCAAAAACAGATGCTCACGCTGGAGTTGAGGCGTATGGGATTAGCGGAAAAAGTGACGTTGTCAATTACGGGGACATTTCTGTATATGCAAAAAGTGGTTCCGGACAGACATCCATCACTGATATAGTTGGTATACAGGGTGCAACTATTGAAAACCACGGGAATGTTATTGTTAAGAGCGTAAGTGGGACAAGCAATAATTTTTCTGCAAGTGATTCGGTTTCTGGATTGTCTAGTACTGGAAGTATTATTAACAAAGGAAGGGTTATTGTTTTTTCAAAAGGTGGAAGAACGTTGGCATTCGGCTTAACAAAACCTATAAATCTGTTTGTCCTAGGGCTTCAGTCTGGTGAAGGTCGCTTTGAAAACACAGGCGATATTACTCTGACTGCTATTGGAGACAGCTGTGACGCTACTACAGTTATCGCCTACCAAATTGGTACTATTGGATATGGCGTTGCAACTTCTGCCTCGAGTATTGTGAATAGCGGAACAATAGATGTCCATGTAGTTGGTGGGGCATATAATGTAGATAATGGCGGCGCTCCTACTCCTGCTGATGCCATTGGCATTGTGGCCCGTAATGATGCAACATTACACTCTTCAGGTTTAATCCGTGTCGCCGCTGAAATGAATCCATCAATCACAGCGTCTATCGCCCCCGAAGAGCAGCAACTTTCTGCATGCCAGGTTAAGACTGAAGGACATTTAAAGATTACTGGGTATGCCATGGAACTTGGACATGACCAAGATGAATTCAACCATATGTATCAAGGAACAATCAGCTCTGGAACTAGTGGCTCTGTAACCTTCGATAATGCAAAGCTGTATCTGTACCTGACAGATGATTACAAAAACGGTGTATACGACATCCCGAGACTGTGGAAGCAGGAAACAGAAGACCAGAAAGCGGCAAACCCTAACCAGTTTGCATCACTTAAATCAGTAAATGTTCCTCCGGGGGTTAAGGCTAAGTTATTCTCCGGCAGTGCGGCAGTGCCACAGCGTATTGGGCTGAGCTATGAGCCTAAGGTATCAACGCCACTTAAACAGGCTTTGATAAGCATGGAGCTGGAAAACCAGATTCAGTCTATTATACATGATGATCTTGCCGGGCGCATGATGTTCAGTGTTCTCCCAGACGCGACGCCGCAACAAAGTGATAGCCCTGATGGGTACGGTGTTTCAAGCGCCTCCTCCACCATGGTTGCTTCTCTTTCAAATCCAAACATTCTTCCTGTAATGACTGCCAAGCAGACTAATCGTCACTCGCTATTTATGCGCCCTGTGTATGTTAACTCCAATGACTCGGCTAGCTCCGGTTACGACAGTAATACCTATGGCTTTGTATTGGGGTATAACTATAATGTGAACGAGGAGCTTAATAACTGCTACGTAGGTTTCCATGCAGGATACACACGGGGCGATATCCGATACACCGGAGAGGATTACGGAAAACGAAAAGAGTTTGTGGATACCTTTTATGGCGGTGTTCACGGCATTAAACGTTTCAATAGCAATGTACTACTTTCAGGCGAGGCTTCCTTCTTCTACGTTGATAGCGATATGACGGATGATAATCCAACTAACCGTGAAACCGCACGCTATGACTCCGTGAGCATCCGCGCCGAAGCTGACCTTGGATACCTTTGGACGATAAACGGATATAATATTATTCCTGAAGTGGGACTGCAATACGTATGGCAGCACCGCGATCCGTTCACCACAGATAATATCGATTCAGCAGACATTACCTACGGCACCATGGATAACCATGAACTTTATGGTAATGCTCGCCTGAAGTGGACAAAACAGTTTGTTGCGGCTGGAGATTGGCGCATTACCCCGCTCGTTGGCGTAGGCATTACACAAGTCCTCACAGATGGGGAGATTTCCAATACGATGCGTCTTGGCAATGAAACCCAGCTTGTAGTCGATCAGGATGAAAATACAACCTTCACACCGGAAGCAAACATCACAGTAGCCAAAGATAACTACTACGCCACAGCAGGCTACACTGGCGGCTTTGGTGGAACAACAAAAAACAACCTGTTCTGGCTTCAGCTTGGTGTATCATTTTAA
- the atpD gene encoding F0F1 ATP synthase subunit beta, with protein MVEAERKQVPIGVITEIHGPVAVIDCDTLPPLHQALCANFENETYLFEVHQHIDKRRIRTIILNRSASLHRGVPVYSTGASLRIPVTPDCLGRLLNIFGEPLDGGSVLQTTEFRDVHSKPAPIHESVGVGDVLETGIKVIDLLCPFIKGGKTGLFGGAGVGKTVLIMEFMHSVATLHKGVSVFSGVGERIREGHELWHAIRDAGVLAQTLMVFGQMDESPGVRFRVGLSALTYAEYLRDAMKKDVLFVMDNIFRFVQAGSEISSLLGRMPATVGYQPTLSTDVAEMQDRILSNHNGTITSVQAVYVPADDMADPAVSTILSHLDSTVILSRAQAGKGIYPAVDVLQSSNKLMDRHTLGDRHYDVAEGVREHLARYHELEDIITMLGVEELSAADRKIIMRARKLQRYLTQPFWTTAAHTGIPGVSVPLEATLADCEKFLRGHYDEVSEKRCYMRGVMGDSV; from the coding sequence ATGGTTGAAGCAGAAAGGAAGCAAGTACCTATTGGAGTCATCACAGAGATTCACGGTCCTGTGGCGGTTATCGATTGTGATACGTTGCCGCCCTTGCATCAGGCCCTATGCGCTAACTTTGAAAATGAAACTTATTTGTTCGAAGTCCACCAGCATATAGATAAGCGTCGCATTCGTACGATCATTTTAAATAGAAGCGCTTCGCTACATAGGGGAGTACCAGTTTATAGTACTGGTGCTTCACTCCGTATTCCGGTTACCCCCGACTGCCTTGGACGTTTATTGAACATTTTCGGAGAGCCGTTGGACGGTGGCAGTGTGCTTCAAACGACAGAATTCCGTGATGTTCATAGTAAGCCAGCACCGATTCATGAATCCGTGGGGGTAGGCGACGTGCTGGAAACCGGTATTAAAGTCATTGATCTTCTTTGTCCTTTTATCAAAGGAGGTAAGACAGGGCTTTTCGGTGGGGCTGGAGTCGGCAAGACGGTTTTGATTATGGAGTTCATGCATTCGGTTGCTACACTGCATAAAGGTGTCTCTGTTTTTTCTGGAGTAGGTGAACGTATCCGTGAGGGACACGAGCTTTGGCATGCAATACGTGACGCCGGAGTCTTGGCGCAGACTTTGATGGTGTTTGGGCAGATGGATGAATCACCAGGAGTTCGTTTTCGTGTTGGACTCTCGGCACTAACGTATGCCGAATATCTGCGTGATGCTATGAAAAAAGATGTATTGTTTGTGATGGATAATATTTTCCGTTTCGTACAGGCAGGCAGTGAGATTTCCAGTCTTCTTGGACGAATGCCAGCAACGGTTGGGTACCAACCAACGTTGTCGACGGATGTTGCTGAGATGCAGGATCGCATACTTTCTAATCATAACGGAACAATCACGTCTGTTCAGGCGGTTTATGTACCAGCAGACGATATGGCTGATCCGGCAGTTAGCACTATCCTCAGTCATTTAGATAGCACTGTGATTCTGTCTCGCGCGCAAGCTGGCAAAGGTATTTACCCTGCGGTTGATGTTCTCCAGTCAAGCAACAAATTGATGGATCGCCATACGTTGGGTGATCGTCATTATGATGTTGCCGAAGGTGTACGAGAACATCTGGCTCGTTATCATGAGTTGGAAGACATTATTACTATGCTGGGCGTTGAGGAATTATCTGCAGCAGACCGCAAAATTATTATGCGGGCACGTAAGCTTCAACGCTATCTTACACAGCCTTTTTGGACGACGGCAGCACATACCGGTATCCCCGGTGTTTCGGTACCGCTTGAAGCCACTCTTGCGGATTGTGAGAAGTTTCTACGTGGTCATTATGATGAAGTCTCTGAAAAGCGCTGTTATATGCGCGGCGTTATGGGAGATTCAGTATAG
- a CDS encoding F0F1 ATP synthase subunit epsilon, with the protein MKAFILRLQDATHSEEIESVTSFIGEDASGSFGLLAGHARFMTVLSIGIGRFRIGKASWKFVAVPSGILYFHNNILSLCTYRYLLDDDYMRISQALQQQLLAEEVKLETVKESLHNMEEEVFKRLWEIGKKEMV; encoded by the coding sequence GTGAAAGCATTTATTTTAAGGCTGCAGGATGCAACTCATTCTGAAGAAATAGAAAGTGTGACCTCATTTATCGGTGAAGATGCTTCAGGGAGTTTTGGCTTACTTGCTGGTCATGCCCGTTTTATGACGGTTCTTTCGATAGGGATAGGGAGGTTCCGTATTGGTAAAGCTAGCTGGAAATTTGTAGCTGTGCCTAGTGGTATCCTCTACTTTCACAACAATATTCTTTCATTGTGTACTTACCGCTACCTGCTGGATGATGACTACATGCGCATAAGTCAGGCGTTACAGCAGCAATTGCTTGCAGAAGAAGTAAAATTAGAAACGGTTAAGGAAAGCCTTCATAATATGGAAGAGGAAGTGTTTAAGCGTTTATGGGAAATTGGTAAAAAGGAAATGGTTTGA
- a CDS encoding AtpZ/AtpI family protein — translation MPNLNSLKEKIERQASRMKKAERERPTLIGQTIYIGTLGLLLVIPVVGGAYLGNWLDSMMEGYSIRWTTSLILVGVIIGAVNVYYFIKD, via the coding sequence ATGCCTAACCTTAATAGCTTGAAAGAAAAAATAGAGCGGCAGGCTAGCCGTATGAAGAAAGCAGAGCGAGAGCGCCCTACGCTCATTGGTCAGACAATTTACATTGGAACCTTGGGGCTATTGCTCGTGATCCCCGTTGTAGGTGGAGCCTATCTAGGTAATTGGCTGGATAGTATGATGGAAGGGTACTCCATTCGCTGGACGACAAGCTTAATTTTAGTGGGGGTAATAATTGGGGCTGTGAATGTATACTATTTTATCAAGGACTAG
- a CDS encoding ATP synthase subunit c family protein has product MHEMSTFVLISTALAIVGISIGVMLPALAMGWALTRAMDALARQPEAERAIMRTLFIGLAMIESLAIYVLVIVLIVLFRNPLLEYLIK; this is encoded by the coding sequence ATGCATGAAATGTCAACTTTTGTCCTTATATCTACTGCTCTCGCAATAGTAGGTATTTCAATTGGCGTTATGCTGCCGGCACTTGCAATGGGCTGGGCCCTTACGCGGGCTATGGATGCATTAGCTCGTCAGCCTGAGGCAGAACGGGCTATCATGCGTACGCTCTTTATTGGCTTGGCTATGATTGAATCTCTCGCGATATATGTACTGGTTATCGTGCTGATTGTGCTGTTCCGAAATCCCTTGTTGGAATATCTTATTAAATAG
- a CDS encoding F0F1 ATP synthase subunit delta, with amino-acid sequence MEFSWTTFLFEIINFLVLIWILKHFLFKPVMDVIDRRHASIEEQLAESQRLKDESVALKEEYQGCLTDWDHECLLARAELMKELNAERILKTNQLKEILVQEAEKAKVAVSRQRIQATRAIEYQALQQSAQFATTLLRKAAGPELEARLLDILLDDLSNLSSKRIAVLRLQWGESPESIMVTSAYPISEDKRQRLESVLTTVTELTLPVHYDQTPELIAGVCITIGAWIMHANVRDDLRGFTGFAHVDQ; translated from the coding sequence TTGGAGTTTAGCTGGACAACTTTCCTGTTCGAAATCATAAATTTTTTGGTTTTGATTTGGATTCTTAAGCATTTTCTTTTTAAACCGGTAATGGATGTCATTGATCGGCGCCATGCCAGTATTGAAGAGCAACTTGCGGAGTCGCAGCGGCTTAAAGATGAATCTGTTGCATTAAAAGAAGAGTATCAAGGTTGCTTAACTGATTGGGATCATGAATGTTTGTTGGCAAGAGCTGAGTTGATGAAGGAGCTTAATGCGGAGCGAATTTTAAAGACTAATCAGTTGAAAGAGATACTAGTGCAGGAAGCAGAAAAAGCGAAGGTTGCTGTATCCCGACAACGGATACAAGCTACTCGAGCGATAGAGTATCAGGCGTTGCAACAAAGCGCGCAGTTTGCCACCACCTTACTTCGCAAAGCTGCAGGACCAGAGCTGGAAGCGCGCTTGCTGGATATCTTATTGGACGATTTATCCAATTTATCTAGTAAGCGTATTGCTGTTCTTCGATTGCAGTGGGGAGAGTCGCCAGAATCCATTATGGTCACAAGTGCTTATCCAATATCTGAAGATAAACGGCAACGGCTGGAGAGCGTTCTGACAACGGTTACTGAATTAACTCTACCTGTGCATTATGATCAGACTCCTGAGTTGATAGCGGGGGTATGTATTACTATTGGAGCTTGGATTATGCATGCCAATGTACGGGATGACTTAAGAGGCTTTACGGGATTTGCCCATGTCGACCAATGA
- a CDS encoding F0F1 ATP synthase subunit alpha, which yields MSTNEFEQRSPLALQALWLREYRPGLRIAERGNVLSVGDGIARVTGLSSAAMEDILEFEDGSSAMVFDLTKDQVGAVLLHETDILTAGTPAHLNVRPLNIPVGDGLLGRILNPLGIPLDGEAPPIVSAWQPLNSPSPPIVSRDFVHSPLYSGNKIIDTMVPIGKGQRQLLIGDEGLGRSTIALDTLINQRSKNVRCVYVLIGQRRSTVVNTIEILREYDALEYTTVVVAEASNLPGLQHLAPFSGCAIAEYWMQQGHDTLVVYDDLSTHAKIYRELSLLLRRPPGREAYPGDIFSVHARLLERTTCLSPAHGGGSMTALPIVETQQGEIASYIPTNLISITDGQIYLDRDLFSGGFRPAIDIARSVSRVGGQAQHPRIKEEAGSMKLNYLQFLELESFTRFGARLEASIEAAIKRGLTLREILKQEQYSPFHEFFQMAWLVAFNDGHFDNVEKKDIHLLLDTLEEQVEHTSLTLDSPREQWSSAIADWLSSRATEEDSS from the coding sequence ATGTCGACCAATGAGTTCGAGCAACGCAGTCCTTTAGCACTGCAAGCTTTATGGCTTAGGGAATACAGGCCGGGCTTGCGTATTGCAGAGCGGGGAAATGTCCTTTCAGTGGGAGATGGAATCGCACGAGTCACAGGGCTTTCTTCTGCTGCTATGGAGGATATTTTAGAATTTGAAGACGGCAGTAGTGCAATGGTTTTTGATTTGACCAAAGATCAGGTAGGTGCCGTGTTATTGCATGAAACAGATATCCTGACAGCAGGAACTCCTGCCCACCTCAATGTTCGTCCGCTAAACATTCCTGTTGGCGATGGGTTACTCGGTCGAATTCTTAACCCACTGGGAATACCGTTAGATGGCGAAGCACCTCCAATAGTCTCCGCCTGGCAACCGTTAAACAGCCCATCACCCCCCATTGTCAGTCGTGACTTTGTTCATTCTCCTTTGTACTCAGGGAATAAGATTATTGATACAATGGTGCCAATAGGGAAGGGGCAGCGACAGCTACTCATAGGTGACGAGGGACTCGGCAGAAGTACTATCGCACTCGATACGTTGATTAACCAGCGAAGTAAAAATGTACGTTGTGTTTATGTGCTTATTGGTCAAAGGCGTTCTACAGTCGTTAATACCATTGAAATTTTACGTGAGTATGATGCGCTGGAATATACTACTGTGGTTGTTGCAGAAGCGAGCAATCTTCCCGGCTTACAACATCTTGCTCCTTTTTCCGGTTGTGCAATTGCCGAATACTGGATGCAGCAGGGGCATGATACGCTGGTTGTATATGATGATCTTAGCACCCACGCTAAAATATACCGCGAACTATCGTTGCTTTTGCGGCGACCTCCGGGACGAGAAGCGTATCCCGGCGATATTTTTTCAGTACATGCCCGCTTGTTGGAGCGAACTACTTGCCTGAGTCCGGCTCATGGTGGCGGTAGTATGACCGCACTGCCTATTGTTGAAACTCAGCAAGGGGAAATTGCCAGTTATATTCCTACCAACCTGATATCGATTACTGATGGACAGATATATCTGGACCGAGACCTGTTCAGTGGTGGATTTCGTCCGGCAATCGACATTGCTCGATCAGTTTCTCGTGTTGGCGGCCAAGCACAGCATCCTCGCATTAAGGAAGAAGCGGGGAGTATGAAGTTAAATTATTTGCAGTTCTTGGAGTTAGAGAGCTTCACCCGCTTTGGGGCTCGTCTTGAAGCGTCTATCGAAGCTGCTATTAAACGCGGACTGACATTGAGGGAGATCCTCAAGCAGGAACAATATTCTCCTTTCCATGAATTTTTTCAAATGGCATGGCTCGTAGCTTTTAATGACGGACATTTTGATAATGTTGAGAAAAAAGACATACACTTACTTCTTGATACATTAGAAGAACAGGTTGAGCATACCAGTTTAACACTTGATAGTCCTCGGGAACAGTGGAGCAGCGCGATAGCAGATTGGCTGTCATCCAGAGCTACTGAGGAGGATTCCTCATGA